In the Vanessa cardui chromosome 10, ilVanCard2.1, whole genome shotgun sequence genome, one interval contains:
- the LOC124533151 gene encoding probable ATP-dependent RNA helicase DDX55 homolog — translation MVIKEWCKITPALSPPVLNCIDKQGFKTMTPIQAAVIPLILSCKDVVAEAVTGSGKTLAFVVPMLEMLIKREKEAPLRKDFVYAVVISPTRELATQIFKVIEEFQKEPELEHFTLSLLVGGRPIEVDAESMKKGAQIVVCTPGRFQDLLAERKYLNLPGRLKDLDFLVLDEADRLLDLGFSATLTTILQYLPRQRRTGLFSATQTKELQDLVRAGLRNPVLISVKEKSTISTPIALENYYVIVEPEDKFLFLLNFIRNREISKGLFFLPTCACVDYWADVLPALLPDLKIFFIHGKMKLKRNKILEKFRAAEKTILLCTDLMARGLDIPEVQWVLQWEPPSSPAALVHRAGRTARGGASGCSLLPLLPTEDAYVPFIRANQRVELVDWRTSTDEIKITQKLRDKVLSILHEQQKRDRAVLDKGQRAFVSHIRAYSKHECNLLLRLKELPLGHIATSYGLLKLPIMPEIKEEHKKQFVGPKEKIDYNSIPYKDKQKEASRLQKLEEYKNTGTWPSKKKKKMVKTQPWELAKQNKLENKEKRMKRKELKKKHKEEGKNVKKRKAVTQEELNELAADVALIKKLKKRKITKEQFDQAFDVDK, via the exons ATGGTTATTAAGGAATGGTGTAAAATTACACCTGCTTTATCGCCGCCTGTGCTAAATTGCATTGATAAGCAGGGATTTAAGACAATGACACCTATACAAGCGGCTGTTATTCCTCTTATTTTGTCATGCAAAGATGTTGTGGCAGAAGCTGTTACCGGTTCAGGTAAAACGCTAGCATTCGTTGTTCCTATGCTGGAGATGTTAATAAAACGAGAAAAAGAAGCACCTCTCCGTAAAGATTTTGTTTACGCTGTTGTAATATCACCTACGAGAGAATTAGCTACGCAAATCTTTAAG gTGATTGAAGAGTTTCAAAAAGAACCTGAATTAGAGCACTTCACACTATCTCTCCTTGTCGGAGGCAGACCCATAGAAGTAGATGCAGAGAGTATGAAGAAAGGTGCCCAGATCGTTGTTTGTACTCCTGGAAGATTCCAAGATTTATTAGCTGAgagaaaatatcttaatttacCTGGACGACTCAAAGACCTG gatTTTCTCGTCCTCGATGAAGCAGATCGCCTACTGGATTTAGGCTTCAGCGCTACTCTCACGACCATCTTGCAATACTTGCCTCGTCAACGTCGTACCGGTCTTTTTTCGGCAACACAGACAAAAGAACTCCAAGATCTAGTCAGAGCTGGCCTAAGAAACCCCGTTTTAATTAGCGTAAAGGAAAAATCGACGATCAGTACTCCCATTGCATTAGAAAATTATTACGTAATAGTAGAGCCAGAAGATAAATTTTTATTCcttcttaattttataagaaaccGAGAGATTTCGAAAGGACTTTTCTTTCTACCAACTTGCGCCTGCGTCGATTACTGGGCTGATGTACTTCCAGCACTCTTACCAGATTTGAAGATATTCTTTATTCATgggaaaatgaaattaaaacgaaataagaTACTGGAAAAATTTAGGGCTGCTGAGAAAACAATCTTACTGTGTACGGACCTTATGGCGAG AGGGCTCGACATCCCCGAGGTGCAGTGGGTGTTGCAGTGGGAGCCGCCCAGCAGCCCGGCGGCGCTCGTGCACCGCGCGGGGCGCACGGCGCGCGGGGGGGCGAGCGGGTGCTCGCTGCTGCCGCTGCTGCCGACTGAGGACGCCTACGTGCCCTTCATCCGCGCCAACCAGCGCGTGGAGCTCGTGGACTGGAGGACCTCCACTGACGAGATCAAGATCACTCAGAAACTGAGAGATAAA gtCCTGTCCATACTCCATGAACAACAGAAACGTGACAGAGCGGTTCTAGACAAAGGTCAACGCGCCTTCGTTTCCCACATACGAGCTTATTCCAAACACGAATGTAACCTCCTCCTACGATTAAAAGAACTACCCCTAGGCCACATAGCCACCAGCTATGGTCTATTGAAACTGCCAATAATGCCGGAAATAAAGGAAGAGCATAAGAAACAATTCGTTGGGCCAAAAGAAAAGATAGATTACAATAGCATACCGTACAAAGATAAACAGAAAGAAGCAAGTCGATTGCAGAAGTTAGAGGAATATAAAAATACGGGCACGTGGCCGtcgaagaagaaaaagaaaatg GTGAAAACACAGCCATGGGAATtagcaaaacaaaataaactcgAGAATAAAGAGAAAAGAATGAAACGGAAAGAGTTGAAAAAGAAACACAAAGAGGAAGGTAAAAATGTTAAGAAGAGGAAGGCAGTGACGCAAGAAGAATTGAACGAACTAGCGGCCGATGTGGCTTTAATCAAAAAGCTTAAAAAGAGGAAAATCACTAAAGAACAGTTTGATCAAGCTTTCgatgtagataaataa